Proteins encoded together in one Flavobacteriales bacterium window:
- the aroQ gene encoding type II 3-dehydroquinate dehydratase: MTPAPRILILNGPNLNLLGAREPSVYGGRSFEEYVVELREALPQVVIEHLQTNLEGELVTAIQQAEGAFQGVVLNAGGYSHTSVAIRDAVAAVRVPVVEVHISNLLTRESFRHESIVGAACVGSIMGLGLDGYRLAVLHLLERS, from the coding sequence ATGACCCCAGCCCCGCGCATCCTCATCCTGAACGGTCCGAACCTGAACCTGCTGGGTGCGCGCGAGCCGTCGGTGTATGGCGGCCGCTCGTTCGAGGAGTATGTGGTTGAATTGCGCGAGGCGCTTCCGCAGGTGGTGATCGAGCACCTGCAGACCAACCTCGAGGGGGAGCTCGTCACCGCCATTCAGCAAGCAGAGGGCGCCTTCCAGGGCGTGGTGCTGAATGCAGGAGGGTACTCCCATACTTCAGTGGCCATCCGAGATGCCGTGGCCGCCGTGCGTGTGCCGGTGGTGGAGGTGCACATCAGCAACCTGCTGACGCGCGAGTCTTTCCGCCACGAATCGATCGTGGGCGCGGCGTGCGTCGGCAGCATCATGGGCCTGGGCCTTGATGGCTACCGCTTGGCGGTGCTTCACTTGCTGGAGCGCTCCTGA